TAAATGTTGGAAATTTGGAGTTTATTAAAGGGTAAGTGAAAAGTAAGGCGTTTTTAATTTGGGACAAAATAGATAAGTTTTATTTTACACGTTGGGTAGGAGATTCAATAAAAGTATGAGATCCTTCGTCTGCTTAAGAAAAACGAATAATGGATAGGTTTTATCGAGAGTGCTTTAAAATTTTAACTAAGTCTAAAAATTATAACCTTTTTAATCGTCATTCTGCAGCCAGTGAAGAATCTCCTCTCTTTTTTTACCTCTCACTTACTCACTTTTTCACCTTCTTTAAAAAAAGAGATCCTTCGGCTTTACAGCCTCAGGATGACAAGGAAAGGTAGGCTTACAAAAATTTATGCAACACTTCCATACTTATTCACTTAAAATTAATCTTCTCCGTATTTCCATTCTTTTGTCATTAAATACTCATGAATGCTTTCTGCTGCATCTCTGCCATGTCTGATTGCAACAACAACAGTATCTCCACCATTTACAACATCACCACCTGCAAAGATGCCTTCAACGTTTGCTCTGTATTTCTTATCAACGGTAGATAAGTTATTCCATTTGTCTATTTTTAATCCTGGAACATCTTTGTAGGCAAGCGGGTTATCTCCTTGACCTACTGCCATGATAACAGCATCACATTCGATTATATGCTCTGAACCGGGCACTTCTACTGGTTTTGGTCTTCCGCCTTTTTCATCCGGCACAAGCTCCATTTTTATACATTTTAATCCTACAACTTCACCTTTATCGTTTCCGATTACTTCTATCGGCTGAGTTAACCATCTTAAAATTGCTCCCTCTTCTGCTAAGTGGTCCCATTCTTCCTGTCTTGCTGAGGATGTGTCTCTTGTTCTTCTGTATACTAAATGTGTTTCATTTCCAAGTCTTATTGATGTATACATACAGTCTGCAGCAGTAAATCCACCACCAATAACTGCAACCCTCTTGTTTCTTGGAAGTTCTATGTCTGTCTCCGGTGCAAGCATATCGTCAACATAATCAACGTTAACTTTCATCAAGAATGATATAGCTGTATAAACACCTTTTAAGTCTTCTCCTGGAATTCCCATCTTTTTACCTCTTCCAGAACCAACGCCGATAAACACAGCGTCAAACTGTTTTCTTAAATCGTTTAATGAGATATCTTTTCCTACTTTAATTCCTGTTTTAATTTCAACGCCAAGTTTTTCTATTAAAGAAATTTCCCAATCTAAAACTTCTCTGTCAAGCCTTGGCTTTGGAATTCCGTATCTCATAACTCCGCCTGTAAATGGTAAAGCTTCAAAAACTGTTACCGAGTGTCCTTTTTTAGCTAAGAAGTATGCAGCAGACAATCCGGCAGGTCCTGCTCCAATCACTGCTACTTTTTTACCTGTTGGTGGCTCTTTTAGGTCTTCCCAATTTATACCACTCATTCTTATTGAATCACCTACAAATCTTTCAAGACCGCCAATGTTTACAGGTTGACCGTTGTCTTTAAATGTTAAAACACATGTGCTTTCACATAACCTATCCTGTGGACAAACTCTTCCGCAGATTGAAGAAAAAGGGTTTTTTGCTCTAAGTATTCTAAATGCTTCAATTAAATTATTATTCTGAATCTGCTCCATCCAAAGGTTTATATCTCCATAAACTGGGCAACCATACTTACCTTGATGCTCTTGGCAAGGTGGTTTTTTGCATAAAATACATCTGTCAGCTTCATCTTTTGCGGCTGTGTGTCCAAATCCAAGAGCATACTCTTTAAACGTATTTTTTCTTATTTCTGGTGGTAGTAATGGTATGTTATTTCTATCATGCCTTCTGTAAACAACCTTCTTCTTTTCCATTCTAACCTCCTATCTATTTTTAAATAAAAAGCTCATTAATGATTTTTGAACGTGAAGCCTGTTTTCTGCTTGATTAAAGATTACGTCTGAATACTGTTCGAATACATCTTCTGTTATTTCTTCACCTTTGTGAGCCGGTAAACAGTGCATCACGATTGCATTTGGTTTTGCAAGTAAAACTAAATCTTTATTTACTGTAAATGGTTTAAATACATCTTTTTTGCCTTTTTCATTCTCCTGTCCCATACTAACCCAAACATCTGTATAGATAACGTCAGCTTCTAAAACAGCTTCTTTTGGGTCGTTTGTAATTGTGATTTTTGAACCAGTTTTTTTAGCAATATCTACACTTTCATAAACAGCTTTGCTATTTGGTTCATAGTTAGGAGGTGTTGCAACTGAAATATCCATTCCCATTAATGCACAGGCAAGGAGTAGAGTATTTGCCATATTGTTTCCATCGCCTACATATGCAACTTTTTTATTTTCTAAGCTTCCAAACTCTTCATCTATCGTCATTAAGTCTGCTAAAACTTGGCAAGGATGTTGATAATCTGTAAGAGCATTTATAACTGGAATAGAGCCATACTTTGCAAGCTCTTCAACTTCTTGATGTGAAAAAGTTCTTATTACGATACCGTCAAGATATCTTGACATAACTCTTGCTGTATCTTTTATATCTTCTCCTCTGCTTAGCTGTGTGGTTGAACCAGAAATATATATAGGCTGGCCGCCCATTTGATAAACACCAACTTCAAATGAAAGTCTTGTCCTTGTTGATTGTTTCATGAATATCAGTCCAATAGATTTTCCTTCCAACGTTCTGTCGGCAAACTTATCTTTCTTAAGCTTTTTTGCATAATCAATAATGCCTAAAACTTCCTCTCTGCTCAAGTCTGTAAAAGATACAAAATCCCTTTTCATTCAAAACCTCCATAAAAAATATAACACTGTTTGATTTTTAAGTCAACTTTTCTCAATCAAAAATTACGAAAATATATGTGTTGGGCGAGAAATTGGGTAAAATTAGGAGATTAAAAGTAGGAGATTCTTCGCTTCGCTCAGAATGACAAATAAGGCAACTGTTAACTTTGGATGTGTACGGGCGATTCATGAATCGCCCCTACTCTTCCACTTTTCCACTTTATTTTCATCCTTAAGACTTTAGTTCTAAGGATCTCCTTTTTAAATTTTTATACACCCCCCTATTTTCTCGCCCGAAGCATAAGTTCTTTTAAATTTTAGATATACTTTCCGTCAATACTTATTTATACCTTACCCTCTAAATCCTTTAGATATTTGTAAATAGCCATTCTAACAAATAATCCATTTTCAACTTGGTCTAAGATTAAACTTCTATCTCCATAGACAAGCTCACTTTGGATTTCAATTCCTCTGTTTACAGGTCCGGGATGCATGATAACTGCATCTTCTTTCATTTTGTTTAATCTTTCCTGATTTAATCCATACTTTATGGAATATTCTCTCAAGCTTGAGAAAAATGGTTTATCCTGTCTTTCAAGCTGAATTCTCAAAAAGATAACTACATCTTTATCTTTTATAGCATCTTCAATGTCTGTTGTTATGTAGTCTGCACCCAATACTTCTGCATGTCTTGGTAGCATTGTTATAGGTCCGCATACTGTAATTTCTCCGCCAAGCTTTTTAAAAAGTTTTATATCAGACCTTGCCACTCTACTATGAAGAATATCTCCAATGATTGCTATCTTTAATCCGGCCAAAGTTCCTTTTTTTTCTACGATAGTAAAAGCATCAAGCAATGCTTGGGATGGATGTTGATAAGTCCCGTCTCCTGCATTTATTACATGAGATTTTACAGACTTAGCAACTATGTTAGCCGCACCGGACATATAATGCCTAATCACTATAAAATCTGCGTTCATTGCTTCTAAGGTTTTCACAGTATCATAAAGCGTCTCGCCCTTCTTTACAGAACTTGAAGATGCTGAAATGTTTATTGTATCTGCCCCAAGAATCTTTCCGGCAAGTTCAAAAGATGTTCTTGTCCTTGTTGAATTTTCAAAAAATACAAGTAAAACAGAGTATCCTCTTAAATCATTAAACTTTTTTTCTCCGTTTTTAAATCTCTCCTTGTATTCTTTGGCAATTTTAAAAATGTTCTCTATGTCTTCTTGATTAAGCTGGTCAATAGAGATTAAATCTTTCATGATAACCCTCTATGCTTTTATTTTTTTGTATGAAAAGGAAATCAAATATATTAAAAGTCCAATGACAGCTACAACCATTCCTACTATGAAGAAATAGTGCTTAGCCTCGCCAAATAGCATTGTTGCAACATGACCAAAAAGATAACCAATATATAAAAACAGGACAGCCCATATTATCAAAGATAAGATATTAAAAAAAAGAAATTTATAAAAATTAAAGCCGAAAGCTCCCATCAACATCATCGGAACTACCCTCATACCATACATAAATCTAATTATAAAGAGAGAGAAAATCCCATATTTTTGAATTAAGCTTTTCATCTTTCTGTACTTTCTTTTTGTATACTTATTTCCAAGTAAAAAGTGTCTTCCTTTCCATCTTCCTAAGAAAAAATATATCAGTTCGTGAACTAATGCTCCGAGGATTGAGAATATGAGCGTTGGCAATGGTGCTAAAAATCCATGTTTTATAAAAAACCCAGCAACCAGTAGAGCAAATTCTCCTTCTAAAAATGTACCTATAAATACAGCGATATATCCATAGCTATTTAAAAATTGCTCAAAGTTTTCTATCATACTTCTCCTGGCTGTAAATGTCCCTGGGCGGATTTGAACCGCCGACCTCCAGATTAGGAATCTGGGGCTCTGTCCTACTGAGCTACAGGGACACTTTCAGGTAGTAGTCTTACCTCGGTATAATTATTATCTTTTAATGCTTTTATTACTCTATCTAAATCTTCTTTTTTAACTTTTTTGATTCTGTCAAGATACTTTAAATCGTAGTTAACATCGCCAGTTACAGTTATAGAATAGCCAATTGCCTCTGCGTCATTATCAACTTCTTCTTTTGCAAAGATTTCTCTATTTATTATTCTCTTCTTAGCGTTTTCTACCTCTTCTTTAGAAAATCCTTTTTCTTGATATCTTTTTATGATTTCAAATATTTTGCTTTTTGTCTGCTCTATTTTGTTTTCATCGGTTACAAAGTATATTAAAAACTGACTTGTTCCTTTATGGGCTAAATATCCACCCATAATTGATTGAACCAATCCAGCTTCTTTTATCTCTTGATACATTACTGAACTTTTTCCATTTAATAAAATCTCTTCTAACACATTCAAAGGATATGAATCTTTATCTGTAATAGGTGGGGCTTGCCAACCGATGGCTACGTATGCTCTTGTAATCTGTTTTTTTCTTATATCTTCTCTTCTTACTTCTTGTTGTGGGTCTTCTAACGGAACCTCCGGTGGTTTGTAGTACTTACCTTTAACACTTCTAAAAGTTTTTTCTATCTCTTTCAAAACTTGCTCAGCTTTTACATTTCCAACAATAACCACGGTTTTATTTGATGGAGTATAGTAAGAATAAAAATAGTTTCTAACTAATTCCGGTGTATAGTTTTCTATTGTTTCTCTGTAGCCTATTACCGGATGTTTGTAGTTAGATTTTTTGTAAGCAAGTTTGTTGTATGTATCCCAAAGAAGATTTTTTGGGTCGTCAAGATGCCTGTTTAGCTCTTCTAAAACGATAGGCTTTTCTTTTGCTACCATTTCATCGGATAATGTCGGTTCAGTAGTCATATAGTAAAGATAATACAATGCATCTTTCCAAAACTCGCTTGCAATTTCAATATGATAATAAGTAAAGTCAAAGCTTGTTGCTGCGTTTATACTACCGCCTTTCTTTTCTACTTCAAACTCTATTTCCCCTGGTTTTGTGTATTTAGTTCCGTTAAAAAGCATATGTTCTAAAAAGTGAGCCAGTCCTCTTTCATTATCCTTTTCATAAACTGAACCAACACCAAACCAGACTTGAACAGCTACAGCCTGTGTATCTTCTCTTGGTTTTATAACAACAGTCGTGCCATTTTTTAACTTTTTAATGATAATATTCTCTTTTGCCTTTACTTCTTTCGCCAATACTAAAGCCATAATCAAACCCCATATTAGTATTATTTTTTTATACATCGTCAACCTGTTTAATATCGTCCAATTTCCAATTTAAAGCTTTTCCTACAAATGCCCAATATTCGGTAAATGATACCGGATTGTATTTGTCCGCTTCTACTATATTTCCATTGCTGTCTACTGTGTAATCTATAGCTGACGCATCAAGCCTTACTATAACTACTTTATTATCCCCCTCTTCTTCAACATGAACAATTTCAAGATTTTCAATCTTTGGATTTTCTACGATATTTCTTAGTCCTTTAGCTTTCAAGTCTTTTAATTGCTCTTCTAAGTACTGGTACATTCTATCTGTCAAAAAGTTTTTAACAGGTGATAAATCCCCATTAGACCATGCTTTTTGAATATCATAAAAAATATTCTTGGTTAAATTTAAGATTAACTCTTCATTGATGTAAGGCAAACTTCCGGCTTGAGTTTGAGAATCATCATACTGATAAGGCTGATAGTTTAAATTTGTGTTGAAAGCTCCAACCGGTTCTTCTCCTTTTCTAAATAGCCTAATAACAAAGAAAATCAGCCCAGCCAATAATAAAAGTCCTAATATTCCTAATACTCCTGCTGCAAACTGTAGTCCTAAGAAATGACTTAATGCTGAAAAGATAACCATCCCCGCTAAAGCACCAAGTAATCCTGAGAAGAACGATTTAAAGAAAGATGGCTTTTGCTGTGGCATTTGGTTATAGGTTGGCTGATGATTGACAGAATTAGATGGATTTGTAGGATTGTTTACAGGTTTATTTATTCTGTTAAAATCTTGGGCTTTGTAGCTTCTAAAGTGGGTAGAACTTCCTCTTCCAGCCCTTGCAAAGCTATCTTGTGTCAGTGATGCTAAAAATGTGAATATAGTCAGTAAAATCAAAATCTTCCTCACTCTCATTGCCTCCAAAATATTTAACTATGGAAAATATATAAAGATATTTAAATTTTACCATAGTGGAGAAAAAGGTGAGAAGTTGACGAGAAGTTTCCAAATTTTAACAAGCCTAAATTAATAATTAACTTTTTGACTGCCATTCTAAAGTCATACGAATCTTCGCCTTTATCTTCTTTTTTATTCAAAAAATATTTAAAAAGGATATCCTTCGGACTTACGTACTCATGATAAAAAATAAAATGGAAAAGTTGTCATTCTGCAGCCGGCGAAGAATCTCCTGCTTTTATCCAATTTCTCACTCGACGTATTTATAAAATTACAGGAATTTTAAAGCATTCTCTGGCAAGAAGTGAGGGATAAAAAGTTATAGGTTAGTAAATATCCTACATCTCGCTTTCTCGCTTTTCCTTTTACAAATAAGCTATAATTATTACTTACTTTTATGCATACGGAGGAGTTTATGCTACCTGCAGAGAAACAACTTGAAATCATAAAAAAAGGTGTTTTAGAAATAATATCTGAAGAAGAACTACTTAAAAAATTAAAAGAAGAAAGACCTTTGATAGTAAAAGCAGGATTTGACCCTACTGCACCGGATTTACATCTTGGACATACAGTTTTACTTCAAAAACTAAGAACCTTTCAACAACTTGGGCATACTGTATTTTTTATAATCGGTGATTTTACAGCAATGATAGGAGACCCTTCAGGAAGAGACCAAACAAGACCGCCGCTAACAAAAGAGCAGGTCTTAGAAAATGCCAAGACCTACAAAGAGCAAGTATTTAAAGTGTTAGACCCGGAAAAAACAGTAGTGGTCTTTAACAGTGAATGGCTTGGAAAAATGACAGCTGAGGACTTAATAAAGCTTTCAGCAAAATACACCGTTGCTAGAATGTTAGAAAGAGAAGACTTTAAGAAAAGATTTAAAGAAAATATACCTATTTCAATACATGAGTTCATATACCCACTACTGCAAGCTTATGACTCGGTAGCTATTAAAGCAGATGTGGAACTTGGCGGTTCTGACCAAAGATTTAACTTATTGATAGGAAGAGATATTCAAAAAGAGTATGGAATTGAAAATCCTCAGGTAGCAATACTGCTTCCTCTTTTAGTTGGCACTGATGGCGTTAAGAAAATGAGTAAATCTTACGGAAACTATATTGGAATAACCGAACCACCGGAAGAAATGTTTGGAAAAATAATGTCTATTTCTGATGAACTTATGTGGCAATATTGGGAATTGTTGACAGATTTAACAGTAGAGGAGATAAACAAGCTTAAAGAAGATGTCCAAAAAGGTATCTTGCATCCAATGGAAGTAAAAAAGCAGCTTGGAATGTATATTGTTGAAAGATTTCATAGCAAAGAAGATGCAATAAGAGCAAGAGAACATTTTGAAAAGGTTCATTCTAAAAAAGAAATTCCGGAAGATATTCCAGTGTTTAAAGCATCTGAAATTACTGAAACAGAGCTTTTTGAAATAATTTTTAATTTAAAATTAGCAGAAACAAAAGCGGAAGCTAAAAGACTTATAAAACAAGGTGGGGTCAAAGTCAACGGAGAAAAAATCACGGACCCGATGCATAAGCCGGATTTAGCAAGGCAGCTCATCATTCAGGTAGGGAAAAGAAAGTTTGCTAAAATCATTCCAAACTAAAAGCGTTCTCTAAATGGAAAATTTGGTTGCCTTTAAGGGCAACCACGTCAAACCTAAAATCTTTTCCCTGCAGATTATTCTCTTCAATAAATTGTAGTGCTGTTTTTACAATCTTATCTATTTTTTTCTTTGTTATACTCTCTTCACCACTGCCAAAATTTTCTGTAAACCTTCCTTTAACTTCTACAAAAACAATTACATTATCTGTTTCAGCTATTATGTCAATTTCACCATACTTAGACCTGTAGTTTTTATGTAAAACTTTGTAGCCGATAGATTCTAAATACCTTACAGCCTTATCTTCAAAAAATTTACCTTTCTGTGTTTTATCCAAGCCTTTGAATTACAGCCTGCTCTTTAAGTTTTTTCAATAATAAATCGTATGCTTTTTTAAGCTTTTCTACTTCTTTTTCGCTTATCTCAGTTTTAGGAATGAGTTTATTCTCTTCTTTTTCTATATAAATAAAATACGTTCCTTCGTTTGTTTCAACTTTAAAAATATCCCCTGCTTTGTGTGAAAAGATCGCTTCGTCAAGTTCTTTAACAAGGTCTCCTTTTTTGATTTCCCCGACCAAACCTTTATTTTCAGCAGTAAATTTATCATCCGAATATTTAGATGCAAACTCACTAAAATTATTTTTGTTTAATTCTTTATCAAGCTTTGATAAAACTTCTTGATAGTCCGGTCTATTTTTTGAGATAAATATAAGTCTTACTGTTTTAACATCTTCCTTAGTGCCTTCAATGATACCTTTTGATGCTTTTTCTCTCATGTATAGATGAAGCAGTCTGTTAGCAAGCATATCTCTTGCTAAAAATTCTTTTAATTTTGAATAAGAAATACCGCTATCTTCAAGTTTTTTCTTAAAAGTTTCTAAATCATTAATCCCGTTTGCTTTTGCTATGTTTAAAACTGCGTTATCCACTTCCTGTGGAGACACAGAAATGCCCATTTTTCTTGCCTGCTGGGCTAAAAGAAATGAGTTTATTATCTTTTCTTCAACTTCTTTATCATCTTTGATGTTATACCAGTTTTTCGCAAACTCTAAATCTGACTTTAAAACAGGCTCTCCATTAACTACAAGCACAACTTTATCAAAGAGCTGATAACCATCCTCTGCTTTGGCTTTGTTGTTAAAGGTAGAAGATAAGACCACCAAAAGAATTAAAAACGCATTCAAAATGCTTGTTTTTTTCATAAAATTCCTCCTTAATTTTCAATCCATGGTTCATATTCTAAAATTTGCTGGAAAGTGTATGGACATTTTTTTGGAAAATCTTGCTCTGTTGGCAATTTGTCAAAATATTTTTTAGCTAAGATTTTGTTCTCTGGATATTTAAACCAAGTAATTATCTTTTTGATTGAGTCTTCCCATGCTTCTTGAATGCTTTCTTCGGCTTTTTTCTTTAATGATGGGTTTTTATCAAAAATCTTAATTAGTCTATATCTTGAATTTAAGATACTTTTTACCCAGCCATTACCCATTGTATTATTATCTCTAAAATGCTCATATTTATAAAGATGTTCTAAAATTACAGTCATGAAACTGATTGCGCTGCTAAGCTCGCTTCTACCCATGCTCTCAAGCTCCTCGATCACATTCTCCCAGTCCACTAAGTCAAATTCTTTGTTTTTTAGTAATTCCACGTTTTCCATAATCCATTGGTAAAAATCTTTGTTGTATAACTGTTTTAAATCTTGTAAATCCTTAGCTGCCTTCATTTTCCATCACCTTCTTTTTTCTCTTTTCAGCATAGTTTTCTATAATTTTTTGCTGATTTCTTTCAATTGCAAGGGCTTTATCCGGAACGTCTTTTGTTATTACTGAGCCAGAACCTGTAACCGCTTCTTCTCCAATCACAATTGGAGCAACAAGCATCGTATCACTGCCTATAAAAGCTCTGTCTTTTATAATAGTTTTATGCTTTCTAAATCCGTCATAATTGCATGTAATTGTTCCTGCTCCTATGTTTACATCTTTACCAATTTCAGCATCTCCTAAGTAGCTTAGATGTCTTGCGTTTGTTCTTTCTCCGATAATAGAGTTTTTTACTTCAACAAAGTTTCCAATTACTGCCGATTCTTTGATGACTGTATTATTTCTTATTCTTGC
This is a stretch of genomic DNA from Sulfurihydrogenibium sp. YO3AOP1. It encodes these proteins:
- a CDS encoding DUF29 domain-containing protein, with product MKAAKDLQDLKQLYNKDFYQWIMENVELLKNKEFDLVDWENVIEELESMGRSELSSAISFMTVILEHLYKYEHFRDNNTMGNGWVKSILNSRYRLIKIFDKNPSLKKKAEESIQEAWEDSIKKIITWFKYPENKILAKKYFDKLPTEQDFPKKCPYTFQQILEYEPWIEN
- a CDS encoding DedA family protein yields the protein MIENFEQFLNSYGYIAVFIGTFLEGEFALLVAGFFIKHGFLAPLPTLIFSILGALVHELIYFFLGRWKGRHFLLGNKYTKRKYRKMKSLIQKYGIFSLFIIRFMYGMRVVPMMLMGAFGFNFYKFLFFNILSLIIWAVLFLYIGYLFGHVATMLFGEAKHYFFIVGMVVAVIGLLIYLISFSYKKIKA
- a CDS encoding peptidylprolyl isomerase translates to MKKTSILNAFLILLVVLSSTFNNKAKAEDGYQLFDKVVLVVNGEPVLKSDLEFAKNWYNIKDDKEVEEKIINSFLLAQQARKMGISVSPQEVDNAVLNIAKANGINDLETFKKKLEDSGISYSKLKEFLARDMLANRLLHLYMREKASKGIIEGTKEDVKTVRLIFISKNRPDYQEVLSKLDKELNKNNFSEFASKYSDDKFTAENKGLVGEIKKGDLVKELDEAIFSHKAGDIFKVETNEGTYFIYIEKEENKLIPKTEISEKEVEKLKKAYDLLLKKLKEQAVIQRLG
- a CDS encoding aspartate carbamoyltransferase catalytic subunit, with the protein product MKDLISIDQLNQEDIENIFKIAKEYKERFKNGEKKFNDLRGYSVLLVFFENSTRTRTSFELAGKILGADTINISASSSSVKKGETLYDTVKTLEAMNADFIVIRHYMSGAANIVAKSVKSHVINAGDGTYQHPSQALLDAFTIVEKKGTLAGLKIAIIGDILHSRVARSDIKLFKKLGGEITVCGPITMLPRHAEVLGADYITTDIEDAIKDKDVVIFLRIQLERQDKPFFSSLREYSIKYGLNQERLNKMKEDAVIMHPGPVNRGIEIQSELVYGDRSLILDQVENGLFVRMAIYKYLKDLEGKV
- the argF gene encoding ornithine carbamoyltransferase; the encoded protein is MKRDFVSFTDLSREEVLGIIDYAKKLKKDKFADRTLEGKSIGLIFMKQSTRTRLSFEVGVYQMGGQPIYISGSTTQLSRGEDIKDTARVMSRYLDGIVIRTFSHQEVEELAKYGSIPVINALTDYQHPCQVLADLMTIDEEFGSLENKKVAYVGDGNNMANTLLLACALMGMDISVATPPNYEPNSKAVYESVDIAKKTGSKITITNDPKEAVLEADVIYTDVWVSMGQENEKGKKDVFKPFTVNKDLVLLAKPNAIVMHCLPAHKGEEITEDVFEQYSDVIFNQAENRLHVQKSLMSFLFKNR
- a CDS encoding YraN family protein, with the translated sequence MDKTQKGKFFEDKAVRYLESIGYKVLHKNYRSKYGEIDIIAETDNVIVFVEVKGRFTENFGSGEESITKKKIDKIVKTALQFIEENNLQGKDFRFDVVALKGNQIFHLENAFSLE
- a CDS encoding Tim44-like domain-containing protein, with product MRKILILLTIFTFLASLTQDSFARAGRGSSTHFRSYKAQDFNRINKPVNNPTNPSNSVNHQPTYNQMPQQKPSFFKSFFSGLLGALAGMVIFSALSHFLGLQFAAGVLGILGLLLLAGLIFFVIRLFRKGEEPVGAFNTNLNYQPYQYDDSQTQAGSLPYINEELILNLTKNIFYDIQKAWSNGDLSPVKNFLTDRMYQYLEEQLKDLKAKGLRNIVENPKIENLEIVHVEEEGDNKVVIVRLDASAIDYTVDSNGNIVEADKYNPVSFTEYWAFVGKALNWKLDDIKQVDDV
- the gltA gene encoding NADPH-dependent glutamate synthase, with the translated sequence MEKKKVVYRRHDRNNIPLLPPEIRKNTFKEYALGFGHTAAKDEADRCILCKKPPCQEHQGKYGCPVYGDINLWMEQIQNNNLIEAFRILRAKNPFSSICGRVCPQDRLCESTCVLTFKDNGQPVNIGGLERFVGDSIRMSGINWEDLKEPPTGKKVAVIGAGPAGLSAAYFLAKKGHSVTVFEALPFTGGVMRYGIPKPRLDREVLDWEISLIEKLGVEIKTGIKVGKDISLNDLRKQFDAVFIGVGSGRGKKMGIPGEDLKGVYTAISFLMKVNVDYVDDMLAPETDIELPRNKRVAVIGGGFTAADCMYTSIRLGNETHLVYRRTRDTSSARQEEWDHLAEEGAILRWLTQPIEVIGNDKGEVVGLKCIKMELVPDEKGGRPKPVEVPGSEHIIECDAVIMAVGQGDNPLAYKDVPGLKIDKWNNLSTVDKKYRANVEGIFAGGDVVNGGDTVVVAIRHGRDAAESIHEYLMTKEWKYGED
- the tyrS gene encoding tyrosine--tRNA ligase, whose product is MLPAEKQLEIIKKGVLEIISEEELLKKLKEERPLIVKAGFDPTAPDLHLGHTVLLQKLRTFQQLGHTVFFIIGDFTAMIGDPSGRDQTRPPLTKEQVLENAKTYKEQVFKVLDPEKTVVVFNSEWLGKMTAEDLIKLSAKYTVARMLEREDFKKRFKENIPISIHEFIYPLLQAYDSVAIKADVELGGSDQRFNLLIGRDIQKEYGIENPQVAILLPLLVGTDGVKKMSKSYGNYIGITEPPEEMFGKIMSISDELMWQYWELLTDLTVEEINKLKEDVQKGILHPMEVKKQLGMYIVERFHSKEDAIRAREHFEKVHSKKEIPEDIPVFKASEITETELFEIIFNLKLAETKAEAKRLIKQGGVKVNGEKITDPMHKPDLARQLIIQVGKRKFAKIIPN
- a CDS encoding pitrilysin family protein, encoding MYKKIILIWGLIMALVLAKEVKAKENIIIKKLKNGTTVVIKPREDTQAVAVQVWFGVGSVYEKDNERGLAHFLEHMLFNGTKYTKPGEIEFEVEKKGGSINAATSFDFTYYHIEIASEFWKDALYYLYYMTTEPTLSDEMVAKEKPIVLEELNRHLDDPKNLLWDTYNKLAYKKSNYKHPVIGYRETIENYTPELVRNYFYSYYTPSNKTVVIVGNVKAEQVLKEIEKTFRSVKGKYYKPPEVPLEDPQQEVRREDIRKKQITRAYVAIGWQAPPITDKDSYPLNVLEEILLNGKSSVMYQEIKEAGLVQSIMGGYLAHKGTSQFLIYFVTDENKIEQTKSKIFEIIKRYQEKGFSKEEVENAKKRIINREIFAKEEVDNDAEAIGYSITVTGDVNYDLKYLDRIKKVKKEDLDRVIKALKDNNYTEVRLLPESVPVAQ